Proteins encoded within one genomic window of Panacibacter microcysteis:
- the metK gene encoding methionine adenosyltransferase, producing MPYLFTSESVSEGHPDKVADQISDALIDNFLAFDANSKVACETLVTTGQVVLAGEVKSKAYLDVQEIARGVIRKIGYTKSEYMFEANSCGILSAIHEQSADINQGVDRKTKEEQGAGDQGMMFGYATNETEDYMPLALDLAHKILQELAALRRENNEIKYLRPDAKSQVTLEYDDNNKPLRIDAIVVSTQHDDFDSEEKMLKKIKKDIVNILIPRVQAKYTKYAHLFGSKIKYHINPTGKFVIGGPHGDTGLTGRKIIVDTYGGKGAHGGGAFSGKDPSKVDRSAAYATRHIAKNLVAAGVCEEALVQVSYAIGVAEPMGLYVNTYGTAKIDMTDGEIAKIVSAIFDMRPYFIEQRLKLRNPIYSETAAYGHMGRKPEIVEKEFRSPEGKVVKKKVELFTWEKLDYVGKVKKAFAIK from the coding sequence ATGCCTTATTTATTTACCTCAGAAAGCGTGTCAGAAGGCCACCCTGATAAAGTGGCCGACCAAATATCAGACGCTTTAATAGATAATTTTTTAGCATTTGATGCCAACAGTAAAGTAGCGTGTGAAACATTGGTAACAACCGGCCAGGTTGTATTGGCAGGCGAAGTAAAAAGTAAAGCCTATCTCGATGTGCAGGAAATAGCACGTGGTGTAATTCGCAAAATCGGCTACACCAAAAGCGAGTATATGTTCGAAGCCAACAGTTGCGGTATCTTATCTGCTATTCATGAGCAGTCTGCAGATATCAACCAGGGTGTAGATCGTAAGACTAAAGAAGAGCAGGGTGCCGGCGACCAGGGTATGATGTTTGGCTATGCTACCAACGAAACAGAAGATTACATGCCGCTGGCACTGGACCTGGCCCATAAAATATTACAGGAACTGGCAGCGCTTCGCCGGGAAAATAACGAGATCAAATACCTGCGTCCTGATGCTAAAAGCCAGGTAACGCTGGAGTATGACGACAACAATAAACCACTCAGGATAGATGCAATTGTTGTTTCAACACAGCACGACGATTTTGACAGTGAGGAAAAGATGCTGAAGAAAATTAAAAAAGATATCGTAAATATTCTTATTCCAAGGGTACAGGCAAAATATACAAAATATGCGCACCTTTTTGGGTCAAAGATTAAGTATCACATTAACCCCACCGGCAAGTTTGTCATCGGCGGTCCCCATGGCGATACCGGGTTAACAGGGCGTAAGATTATCGTGGATACTTATGGCGGCAAAGGAGCACATGGCGGTGGTGCATTCAGCGGTAAAGATCCGTCTAAGGTTGACCGCAGTGCTGCATACGCTACAAGGCACATTGCTAAAAATCTTGTTGCAGCCGGTGTTTGCGAAGAAGCACTGGTACAGGTTTCTTACGCAATTGGAGTTGCTGAGCCAATGGGTCTGTATGTGAATACCTATGGAACAGCGAAAATAGATATGACTGATGGGGAGATAGCAAAGATAGTTTCTGCCATTTTTGACATGCGGCCTTATTTTATAGAGCAGCGCCTGAAATTACGTAATCCCATCTACAGCGAAACTGCTGCATACGGCCACATGGGTCGCAAACCTGAAATCGTTGAAAAAGAGTTTCGTTCTCCGGAAGGAAAAGTTGTAAAAAAGAAAGTTGAATTGTTTACCTGGGAAAAACTTGACTACGTAGGAAAAGTAAAAAAAGCTTTTGCTATTAAATAG
- a CDS encoding polysaccharide biosynthesis/export family protein: MEKLQFPLKTVQVNDVVEITVGGENEETARYIQSYFTGQPSLKVLVDINGNIELPKVGKLHVANLSVEQLKDTVANAYKEFLLNPIVQVKLAGFHFAVLGEVKTPGVFDIEADKITLLEALGRAGDMTPYSEREKIKIIREVNGEREVLTINMTDKAILNSPDYYIHRYDIIYVTPKEIKQINDNIQRITPYLSIVSSLIAITVLLTR, from the coding sequence TTGGAAAAGCTACAATTTCCACTAAAAACGGTGCAGGTAAATGATGTTGTGGAAATAACCGTTGGCGGCGAAAACGAAGAGACTGCGCGATACATTCAGTCTTATTTTACGGGTCAACCTTCCTTAAAGGTCCTGGTAGACATTAACGGAAATATCGAACTGCCAAAAGTTGGCAAATTGCATGTGGCCAATTTATCTGTTGAGCAGCTAAAAGATACAGTTGCAAATGCCTATAAGGAATTTTTATTAAATCCGATTGTGCAGGTTAAACTTGCGGGTTTTCATTTTGCTGTGCTTGGTGAGGTTAAAACACCCGGCGTTTTCGATATTGAAGCAGATAAAATTACGTTGCTTGAAGCACTGGGAAGGGCAGGAGATATGACGCCTTATTCAGAAAGAGAGAAGATAAAAATTATACGTGAAGTAAATGGTGAGCGGGAAGTCTTAACCATCAACATGACAGATAAGGCCATCCTCAATTCACCTGACTATTACATACATCGCTACGATATTATTTATGTAACGCCGAAAGAAATAAAGCAGATAAATGATAATATCCAGCGCATCACGCCTTACTTAAGTATTGTATCCAGTCTTATTGCAATAACCGTATTATTGACCAGATAA
- a CDS encoding GumC family protein: protein MSYPDIDNENGGMVAQSSVQFDIKKFVYKLIGFLPWIIISVLIAYTVAKLYLRYTPQMHRVAAFLLIKDNEESSPDYNVLRELGVITSSKEIQNQIDILQSYELSENVVDSLNLQVKLYTVGRIASLPLYGKNSPLWINNKREDSVHFKPSTYQVFLEPDSVVLIAGAERKAYHYGDTVTFSGKNTWFTRNTAMKADDNGYNLVIEDRHAVTVALRGGISITKAHDPGGIVEIALQDQSALRAKDIVNKLIETFNTAGVNDKNQVGIKTRKFLADRVDTVASELDQLEKYAETFKKSNQINDVSTIGNEYLGEAMKYDGELAEQMAKMKLLESLEQFIKSSKSYTDIIPSDYGISDATLASLIQTHNADILTYQQQSKISTTKDPLMDRLKNKISDDKQNLLKNLESIKQGFDVNYSQINARKNNFDALLYGLPAKEREYLKLKRQIGVKEQLYLYLLQRKEEIELSLNSTINNTRIVDAAFDQGIISPKSEQIVMFSLLVGVIVPIVIMLLLDFFDNKLADRKEIEDKTKVPIIGELSFNSSIKNKVIHTKSRSSMAEQFRLIGTNLRYIAANKESKTILVTSFMSGEGKSFVSTNLAGSLSSGNNKVLLIELDLRKPKLSKYLGIQPKYGITDYLVGSQGLQQVISKVDEFSNVDIITSGPVPPNPSEMLMMPKLDQLFEYARQHYQYIIIDSSPVGLVADAFLSGKHADVTLFILRHRYSHKTTLTYVDRLFAERKLNNLNIVVNGIKEQKGVGYTYGYGYGYGYGYGYGYGYGYKYGSGYYADDEKPKGFFKRLFSSGNKK, encoded by the coding sequence ATGAGCTACCCCGATATAGATAATGAAAATGGTGGAATGGTTGCGCAGTCGAGTGTTCAATTCGACATCAAAAAGTTTGTTTACAAATTGATTGGTTTCCTGCCATGGATCATTATATCCGTGCTTATTGCTTATACTGTAGCAAAACTTTACCTGCGTTATACACCCCAGATGCACAGGGTAGCGGCCTTTTTGCTTATCAAAGACAATGAAGAATCATCACCGGATTATAATGTACTGCGGGAACTGGGGGTTATTACCAGCAGTAAGGAAATCCAAAACCAGATCGACATCCTGCAGTCATATGAATTGTCTGAAAATGTGGTAGACTCGTTAAACCTGCAGGTTAAGCTGTACACTGTTGGTCGTATCGCATCCCTGCCATTGTATGGTAAAAACAGCCCTTTATGGATCAACAACAAACGAGAGGACTCCGTGCATTTCAAGCCTTCCACTTACCAGGTTTTCCTGGAGCCTGACAGTGTTGTTCTGATCGCCGGCGCAGAGCGTAAGGCTTATCATTATGGGGATACTGTTACTTTTTCCGGTAAGAATACATGGTTCACCAGGAATACAGCAATGAAAGCTGACGACAATGGTTACAATCTCGTAATTGAAGACCGGCATGCCGTAACAGTTGCACTGCGCGGTGGCATTTCCATAACCAAAGCCCATGACCCGGGCGGTATCGTTGAAATTGCATTACAGGATCAGTCAGCGCTGCGTGCAAAAGATATTGTCAACAAACTGATTGAGACCTTCAACACTGCCGGTGTAAACGATAAAAACCAGGTTGGTATAAAAACGCGTAAATTTCTTGCAGATCGCGTAGACACCGTTGCCTCAGAGCTCGACCAACTGGAAAAATATGCGGAAACGTTTAAGAAAAGTAACCAGATCAATGATGTAAGTACCATCGGTAACGAATACCTGGGTGAAGCGATGAAATACGATGGAGAACTGGCTGAGCAAATGGCAAAAATGAAGCTGCTGGAGTCACTCGAACAATTTATCAAAAGCTCCAAAAGTTATACTGACATAATTCCTTCCGACTATGGTATTTCCGATGCTACGCTGGCAAGTTTGATCCAAACACATAATGCAGATATCCTTACCTATCAGCAGCAAAGTAAAATCAGCACTACCAAAGATCCTTTGATGGATCGCCTCAAAAACAAAATAAGCGATGATAAGCAGAACCTGCTTAAAAACCTGGAAAGTATTAAACAGGGTTTCGATGTAAACTACAGCCAGATCAACGCCCGCAAAAATAATTTTGATGCGTTGCTTTACGGTCTTCCGGCAAAGGAGCGTGAATACCTGAAGTTAAAAAGACAGATTGGGGTAAAAGAACAACTGTACCTCTACCTGCTGCAAAGAAAGGAAGAGATAGAGTTGTCGCTCAACTCTACAATCAATAACACAAGAATTGTAGATGCTGCCTTCGACCAGGGCATTATTTCTCCCAAGAGCGAACAGATTGTAATGTTCTCTTTGCTGGTTGGAGTAATTGTGCCGATTGTTATTATGTTACTGCTCGATTTCTTTGACAATAAACTGGCAGACCGTAAAGAAATTGAAGACAAAACAAAAGTGCCTATAATCGGTGAGCTGTCTTTCAACAGCAGTATCAAGAACAAAGTGATTCATACAAAAAGCCGCTCGAGTATGGCCGAGCAATTCAGGCTTATAGGCACAAATCTTCGTTACATTGCTGCCAATAAAGAATCAAAAACCATTCTTGTAACCTCATTTATGAGTGGCGAGGGCAAAAGCTTTGTCTCAACAAATCTTGCAGGAAGTCTCTCAAGTGGCAACAACAAAGTGCTGCTTATAGAGCTTGACCTCCGTAAACCAAAGCTTTCCAAATATCTGGGCATTCAGCCAAAATATGGTATCACAGATTACCTTGTTGGCTCGCAGGGTTTGCAACAGGTGATCTCGAAAGTAGACGAGTTTAGCAACGTGGATATCATTACCAGCGGCCCTGTGCCGCCAAACCCCAGTGAAATGCTGATGATGCCTAAACTTGATCAGTTGTTTGAATACGCACGCCAGCATTACCAGTACATTATTATCGATTCTTCGCCGGTAGGCCTTGTGGCCGATGCTTTCCTTAGTGGAAAACATGCTGACGTAACCCTCTTTATCTTACGGCACAGGTACTCACATAAAACAACCTTAACGTATGTCGACAGGTTGTTTGCAGAACGAAAGCTCAATAATCTAAATATAGTCGTAAATGGTATTAAGGAACAAAAAGGTGTTGGATATACCTACGGCTACGGCTATGGTTATGGATATGGCTACGGCTACGGATATGGCTACGGCTATAAGTACGGATCAGGTTATTATGCAGATGATGAGAAGCCAAAAGGTTTTTTCAAAAGGTTGTTTTCCTCAGGAAATAAAAAGTAA
- a CDS encoding UpxY family transcription antiterminator, whose product MDENTEKWFAIYTKPRSEKKVNATLLLKGIHSWCPVQKIERQWSDRKKIIEEPLFKSYVFVCIKPDEKLAVLQTSGVLNFVHHIGKPAIIRNEEIELIKSFLLEKDAKIQIQNMAGFKEDDKVVIKHGIFMDNVGTVVKASSKKLYVRLESLDQLMVVEFPVNYAGHYFPHG is encoded by the coding sequence ATGGACGAAAACACAGAAAAGTGGTTTGCTATCTACACCAAACCACGCAGCGAAAAAAAAGTGAATGCCACGCTATTACTAAAAGGAATACATAGCTGGTGCCCGGTACAAAAAATAGAAAGACAATGGAGCGACAGGAAAAAGATCATCGAAGAACCACTCTTTAAATCTTATGTGTTTGTGTGTATAAAACCCGATGAAAAACTGGCTGTGCTTCAAACATCAGGCGTATTAAATTTTGTACACCACATCGGCAAACCTGCCATTATAAGAAACGAAGAAATCGAGCTGATAAAATCTTTCCTGCTCGAGAAAGATGCCAAAATTCAAATCCAGAATATGGCCGGTTTTAAAGAAGACGATAAGGTGGTAATAAAACATGGTATTTTCATGGACAATGTGGGTACCGTTGTAAAAGCAAGTTCCAAAAAATTGTATGTGCGGCTGGAGAGTCTCGATCAGTTAATGGTTGTGGAGTTTCCTGTAAACTATGCCGGCCACTATTTTCCACATGGTTAA
- a CDS encoding Gfo/Idh/MocA family protein: protein MHVLVIGLGSIGKRHAANIQQLGHTIYIVSSKDKMPEAFGEVVHFQSPGQALLAQQYDAALICTPTTNHDTALISLLQRKVPLIYVEKPLSHSLENTGEIRRLANSYNNKLVVGFDLHFDPGMIYLKEQLAAHVIGKVVSVNAFVGQHLAQWRPYEDYRNGMSAKVATGGGVLLDLIHEFEYLYRLFGRVTRIAANITNTGTLQIETEESADVLLSFESGVSAVVHLDYLQPVLKRYCIITGTKGTITWNLADKTVDVVSNGAAPVIFSYKDFDRNDRFVDAMRSFLSNKHDERFATLDDGIASLDIVLRAKAAAGYTVAKSDKNVQVSDTTAAQ, encoded by the coding sequence ATGCATGTACTGGTTATAGGTTTGGGTTCTATCGGTAAAAGGCATGCTGCAAACATTCAGCAGCTTGGGCATACTATATATATCGTAAGCTCAAAAGATAAAATGCCTGAAGCATTCGGAGAAGTCGTGCATTTTCAATCGCCTGGGCAGGCATTGCTTGCTCAGCAATACGATGCTGCACTCATTTGCACACCTACAACAAATCATGATACTGCTTTAATCAGTTTACTGCAACGAAAAGTGCCACTTATTTATGTTGAAAAGCCGTTAAGTCATTCATTGGAAAATACAGGCGAGATCAGGAGACTGGCCAACAGCTATAACAACAAACTGGTGGTTGGCTTCGATTTGCATTTCGATCCCGGCATGATTTATTTAAAGGAACAATTGGCTGCCCACGTTATCGGTAAAGTTGTTTCGGTAAATGCATTTGTTGGTCAGCACCTGGCACAATGGCGGCCGTATGAAGATTACAGAAACGGTATGAGTGCGAAGGTTGCAACAGGTGGAGGTGTACTGCTCGATCTTATTCATGAGTTTGAATACCTGTACCGTTTGTTTGGAAGAGTAACACGTATAGCAGCCAATATTACCAATACCGGCACACTGCAGATAGAAACAGAAGAATCAGCAGATGTATTGCTTTCATTCGAGAGCGGTGTAAGCGCCGTTGTACATCTCGATTACCTGCAGCCTGTTTTAAAAAGATATTGCATTATAACCGGAACAAAAGGAACCATTACGTGGAACCTTGCAGACAAAACAGTAGACGTTGTTTCCAATGGGGCAGCACCGGTAATATTTTCTTATAAAGATTTTGACCGTAATGATCGTTTTGTAGATGCCATGCGTTCTTTTCTCAGCAATAAGCACGATGAACGTTTTGCTACGTTGGATGATGGCATTGCAAGCCTGGATATTGTGCTGCGCGCAAAAGCCGCAGCCGGTTACACTGTGGCGAAAAGCGATAAGAACGTACAAGTGAGTGACACAACAGCTGCTCAATAG
- a CDS encoding cytidylyltransferase domain-containing protein, with product MFILGTICCRGGSKGVPGKNIKLLNGKPLVTYTIEAAQRSVLLNDTIVSTDSIDIGNVATANGIKTVIERPAALASDTASKWPVFIHALETYEAKNNCTVDYLVDMDVTVPLKTAADIDGAIQLALQDDTTDVVITAYEPERNPYFNMMELDEQGYAQIVKKSAKPIVRRQDAPEVYSLCPAAYVVKKAALYQYEHWSKATCKLFIMPRNRAIDIDTAFDFSLVEFIMQQQHNG from the coding sequence ATGTTTATACTTGGTACAATATGTTGCAGGGGCGGTAGCAAAGGAGTGCCTGGCAAAAATATTAAACTGCTAAATGGTAAGCCCCTGGTTACTTACACCATTGAAGCTGCACAACGTAGTGTATTGCTCAACGATACCATTGTATCAACAGATAGTATTGATATAGGTAATGTGGCCACAGCAAATGGTATTAAAACTGTCATAGAAAGACCCGCGGCGCTGGCATCAGACACGGCCTCGAAGTGGCCCGTTTTTATTCACGCGCTTGAAACATACGAAGCAAAAAATAACTGTACCGTAGATTACCTTGTAGATATGGACGTAACGGTGCCGCTAAAAACGGCTGCCGATATTGATGGTGCTATCCAGCTTGCATTGCAGGATGATACAACCGATGTGGTGATTACTGCTTATGAGCCCGAACGCAACCCATATTTCAACATGATGGAACTTGATGAGCAAGGCTACGCACAAATTGTAAAAAAGTCGGCCAAGCCAATCGTGCGAAGGCAGGATGCACCGGAAGTTTACAGCCTTTGCCCCGCAGCATACGTGGTAAAGAAAGCAGCACTCTATCAATATGAGCACTGGAGCAAGGCAACCTGCAAACTATTTATCATGCCACGCAACCGCGCAATAGATATTGATACGGCATTTGATTTTTCACTGGTAGAATTTATCATGCAACAACAACACAATGGCTAA
- a CDS encoding SDR family oxidoreductase, giving the protein MAKALFDLTGRTAIVTGGAGLLAAEHAKALANYGANVVLADINLEKCRQAAETLKPEHANITAMRCDVTSPESWKQLLADVLQAFRTVDILVNNAGFTNQSRSANYDATFENFPLEDWNAIMNVNLNGTFLGCQVIGKQMLQQGKGSIINMASLYGVVSPNHNIYPGTGITQPVAYSVSKHGVVGLTKYVATLWASKGVRVNALTPGGIFNDHKGLFLERFGQLNPIGRMSDKSELQGAIVYLASDASSHVVGHNMIVDGGWTAW; this is encoded by the coding sequence ATGGCTAAAGCGTTATTTGACCTTACAGGCAGAACCGCAATTGTAACAGGCGGAGCAGGCCTGCTTGCTGCAGAACATGCAAAAGCATTGGCAAACTATGGTGCCAATGTGGTATTGGCCGATATTAACCTGGAAAAATGCCGGCAGGCAGCAGAGACATTAAAACCGGAGCACGCAAACATTACCGCTATGCGCTGCGATGTAACATCACCCGAAAGCTGGAAGCAGTTACTCGCTGATGTGTTACAGGCATTCCGTACTGTTGACATACTTGTAAACAATGCTGGCTTTACCAACCAGAGCCGCAGCGCAAACTATGATGCCACCTTCGAAAACTTCCCGCTGGAAGACTGGAATGCCATTATGAACGTAAACCTTAACGGAACTTTTTTGGGCTGCCAGGTAATCGGTAAACAAATGTTGCAGCAGGGTAAAGGCAGCATTATAAACATGGCGTCGTTATATGGCGTGGTAAGCCCTAATCACAATATTTATCCCGGCACCGGCATTACACAGCCTGTAGCCTATTCGGTAAGCAAGCATGGCGTTGTTGGTCTTACAAAATATGTGGCAACACTTTGGGCATCTAAAGGTGTACGTGTAAACGCACTTACACCCGGCGGTATTTTCAATGATCATAAAGGCTTGTTCCTTGAGCGTTTTGGGCAATTAAACCCAATAGGCCGCATGAGCGATAAGTCTGAGTTACAGGGTGCCATTGTTTACCTTGCCAGTGATGCAAGCAGCCATGTGGTGGGCCATAACATGATTGTAGATGGCGGCTGGACTGCATGGTAA
- a CDS encoding acyltransferase, with amino-acid sequence MSLLGKQYRKWKASPNQWYNFRQLVFCYLFRPAKKFIASTVSFTNKGTFNSDEAFYFGVLTNNIASSVKDHGVLRINKNGSMTCGKNVRIASGCKVYADGQLQIGDNTYINSNSLIFASQSVKIGNDCAIAWNCQIMDCDFHTLQKNGHDQPMTAPVVIGNKVWIGANSIILKGVTIGNNVVIAAGSVVTKNIPANALAGGVPAKIIEQHINWH; translated from the coding sequence ATGAGTTTGTTGGGCAAACAATACCGCAAATGGAAAGCATCTCCCAATCAATGGTATAACTTCAGGCAATTGGTGTTCTGTTATCTTTTTAGGCCGGCTAAAAAGTTTATCGCTTCAACAGTGTCATTTACAAACAAAGGAACATTTAATAGTGATGAAGCTTTTTACTTTGGTGTACTTACCAATAACATTGCTTCATCTGTAAAAGATCATGGCGTGTTGCGCATCAATAAAAATGGTTCAATGACCTGTGGTAAAAATGTAAGAATAGCCAGCGGATGTAAAGTTTATGCAGATGGTCAACTGCAAATTGGTGACAACACTTACATTAATTCTAATAGTTTGATTTTTGCTTCCCAATCAGTAAAAATTGGTAACGACTGCGCTATTGCCTGGAACTGCCAGATAATGGATTGCGATTTTCATACACTTCAAAAAAACGGTCACGACCAGCCAATGACAGCACCGGTTGTAATTGGAAATAAAGTTTGGATTGGAGCCAATTCTATCATTCTCAAAGGTGTTACAATAGGCAACAATGTGGTAATTGCAGCAGGCTCTGTTGTTACAAAAAATATCCCGGCCAATGCACTGGCGGGCGGTGTACCTGCGAAAATTATTGAACAACATATAAACTGGCATTAG